One Streptococcus sp. S1 DNA window includes the following coding sequences:
- a CDS encoding GBS Bsp-like repeat-containing protein, producing the protein MKKKDLIVYAGAAVLLAFSTQQVKADEQVAADQTSENTSAVVLKTTTVSETQNIATDGVKTDQAVQTEKSVVTETAPVTPTVGNNPSFDKGTSDKVVSENPAPAVGASRAPYGARARVVEARNESVPQQDSPVSADLNIKKSESEEGTFTITAKNLQGFDGYKEVKIPFWSHANGMKDIVWYTPTRQADGSYTVTAKASAHENADGKYEAQVFYVDAQGQNKFVKKAFIDYTAPKPSADLTITKSEKEGTFTITAKNLQGFDGYKEVKIPFWSHANGMKDIVWYTPTRQADGSYTVTAKANDHENADGKYEAQVFYVDAQGRNKFVKKAFVDYTAPKPSADLTIKKSEKEGTFTITAKNLQGFDGYKEVKIPFWSHANGMKDIVWYTPTRQADGSYTVTAKASDHENADGKYEAQVFYVDAKGQNKFVKKAFIDFKNQSRPTGNLIIQNNNKDTGTFDVIIKDVYSPKGVRTVQVPTWSDKDGQDDIRWYEATRQSNGDYKVSIKASDHKNSTGKYHIHLYYIQNDGSRVGVGTTTTEVEFRNAKTKTQTGIKNVNSGAGTYTVTVDQAPQGRRIKNIRVAVWSKAHQENLFWYATAPSGMHTEVQVSTANHQYQQGNYTTHVYVDYVDGGVEGFNLGQTALHPRVTADQTAFSPRVPNGQRDRVLRAAASLVGVRGGTAAHHQLVNDYNSVKPLPVGYAVKTTDDWCDIFVTTVFQREGLSGLIGRECGVERHIQIFKRLGIWNENGASTPKAGDIITFNWDQNSQPNNGFADHIGIVESVSNGIIHTIEGNSNNQVRRNTYRIGHGNIRGFATPRYQ; encoded by the coding sequence ATGAAAAAGAAAGATCTTATTGTTTATGCTGGGGCAGCGGTTTTATTAGCCTTTTCGACACAACAGGTCAAGGCAGATGAGCAAGTCGCAGCCGATCAAACCTCAGAAAATACTTCAGCTGTCGTTTTGAAAACAACAACGGTATCAGAAACTCAGAATATTGCAACCGATGGGGTGAAAACTGATCAAGCAGTTCAGACAGAAAAATCTGTTGTAACAGAGACAGCACCTGTCACACCGACTGTTGGCAATAACCCGTCTTTTGATAAGGGAACTAGCGACAAGGTTGTATCAGAGAATCCAGCACCTGCTGTGGGAGCTAGTCGCGCTCCCTATGGCGCACGGGCACGGGTGGTAGAAGCGAGAAATGAGAGTGTCCCTCAACAGGATTCTCCGGTTTCTGCAGATTTGAATATTAAAAAATCAGAGTCAGAAGAAGGTACTTTTACTATCACAGCTAAGAATCTCCAAGGATTCGATGGTTATAAAGAAGTGAAGATTCCATTCTGGTCTCATGCCAATGGCATGAAAGACATTGTCTGGTACACTCCGACTCGTCAAGCAGATGGTTCATATACCGTAACAGCTAAAGCGAGTGCTCACGAAAATGCTGATGGCAAGTACGAGGCGCAAGTTTTCTATGTAGATGCTCAAGGTCAAAACAAGTTTGTGAAAAAGGCCTTTATTGATTATACAGCTCCCAAACCATCTGCTGATCTGACCATTACGAAATCAGAAAAAGAGGGTACCTTCACAATCACCGCTAAGAATCTCCAAGGATTCGATGGTTATAAAGAAGTGAAGATTCCATTCTGGTCTCATGCCAATGGTATGAAAGACATTGTCTGGTACACTCCGACGCGTCAAGCAGATGGTTCATACACTGTAACTGCGAAAGCAAATGACCACGAAAACGCTGATGGCAAGTATGAGGCGCAAGTCTTCTATGTGGACGCCCAAGGTCGAAACAAGTTTGTGAAAAAGGCCTTTGTTGATTATACAGCTCCCAAACCATCTGCTGATTTGACCATAAAAAAATCAGAAAAAGAGGGCACCTTCACGATTACTGCCAAGAATCTTCAAGGTTTCGATGGCTATAAGGAAGTGAAGATTCCATTCTGGTCTCATGCGAATGGCATGAAAGACATTGTCTGGTACACTCCGACTCGCCAAGCAGATGGTTCCTACACAGTGACTGCGAAAGCTAGTGATCACGAAAATGCCGATGGCAAGTATGAAGCGCAAGTTTTCTATGTGGATGCCAAGGGTCAAAACAAGTTTGTCAAAAAAGCCTTTATTGATTTCAAAAATCAATCTCGTCCAACTGGCAATCTTATTATTCAAAACAACAACAAGGATACGGGGACTTTTGACGTCATCATTAAGGATGTCTACAGCCCTAAAGGTGTGCGAACAGTCCAAGTCCCAACTTGGTCTGATAAGGACGGTCAAGACGATATTCGCTGGTATGAAGCGACTCGCCAATCAAATGGAGACTACAAGGTATCCATCAAAGCGAGCGATCATAAGAACTCTACTGGTAAGTACCATATCCACCTCTACTACATCCAAAATGATGGCTCTCGTGTGGGTGTTGGAACAACGACTACAGAAGTCGAATTCCGAAATGCTAAGACAAAGACACAAACAGGGATCAAGAATGTTAATTCTGGTGCTGGAACCTATACGGTAACGGTGGATCAAGCGCCTCAGGGACGCCGGATTAAGAATATCCGTGTTGCTGTCTGGTCTAAAGCACATCAAGAAAATCTTTTCTGGTATGCAACAGCACCTTCTGGTATGCACACAGAAGTGCAAGTTTCTACAGCCAATCACCAGTATCAACAGGGAAACTACACCACTCACGTCTATGTAGATTATGTCGATGGTGGTGTTGAAGGATTTAACCTTGGTCAAACAGCCCTCCATCCTCGTGTAACAGCAGATCAAACTGCTTTTAGTCCTCGTGTGCCGAATGGGCAACGGGACCGTGTCTTACGGGCAGCAGCTAGTCTAGTTGGCGTTCGTGGCGGTACCGCAGCTCACCATCAATTGGTTAATGATTATAACAGTGTCAAACCACTTCCAGTGGGGTATGCAGTGAAAACGACCGATGATTGGTGTGATATCTTTGTCACAACAGTCTTCCAGCGGGAAGGTTTGAGCGGTTTGATTGGTCGTGAATGTGGAGTTGAACGTCACATTCAGATCTTCAAACGCTTGGGCATTTGGAATGAAAATGGTGCCTCTACACCAAAAGCAGGGGATATCATCACCTTTAACTGGGATCAAAATAGCCAGCCAAATAACGGCTTTGCGGATCACATCGGAATTGTCGAAAGCGTCTCAAATGGGATCATTCATACCATTGAAGGAAACTCCAACAACCAAGTCCGTCGCAATACCTACCGGATCGGCCATGGCAATATTCGTGGATTTGCAACCCCTCGCTATCAATAA
- a CDS encoding RluA family pseudouridine synthase: MNYQFTIPQSFPQMTVKELLEDYFLIPRKIRHFLRTKKHVLVNGETINWQSPVQKGDQIQLIFDTDDYPEKELPAGDPSLVEELYQDEHVIIVNKPEGMKTHANEPTEIALLNHVSSYVGSTCYVVHRLDKETSGAILFAKNPFILPILNRILEDKNIQREYWALIQGSLAQKTIVYKDKIGRDRHDRRKRLVDPRKGQYAETQVTQLKKIGRNSLVKCQLKTGRTHQIRVHLSHHGHPIVGDPLYNPARGERLMLHAHRLTFTNPLTLETIQVEAPSKSFEEGLKD; this comes from the coding sequence ATGAACTATCAATTTACCATCCCACAATCCTTTCCCCAGATGACTGTGAAAGAGCTGCTTGAGGACTACTTCCTCATTCCCCGTAAGATCCGGCATTTTTTACGAACCAAGAAGCACGTCTTGGTCAATGGCGAGACCATCAACTGGCAGAGCCCCGTTCAAAAAGGAGACCAGATCCAGCTGATCTTTGACACAGATGATTACCCTGAAAAAGAGCTCCCAGCCGGAGATCCGAGTCTGGTTGAAGAACTCTATCAGGATGAGCATGTCATCATCGTTAATAAGCCTGAAGGCATGAAAACCCATGCCAATGAGCCGACAGAAATTGCTCTTCTCAACCATGTTTCCAGCTATGTTGGATCCACCTGCTACGTCGTGCACCGCCTAGACAAGGAAACCAGCGGGGCGATTTTATTTGCCAAAAATCCTTTTATCCTGCCCATTCTCAACCGCATTTTGGAAGATAAAAACATCCAACGCGAGTACTGGGCCTTGATCCAAGGTAGCTTAGCACAAAAAACCATCGTCTACAAGGATAAAATCGGACGCGATCGCCACGATCGGCGCAAGCGCCTGGTCGATCCACGCAAGGGGCAGTATGCAGAAACCCAGGTGACGCAACTGAAAAAAATCGGGCGAAACAGCCTGGTCAAATGCCAGCTCAAGACGGGGCGTACCCATCAGATCCGGGTTCATCTATCCCATCATGGGCACCCGATTGTCGGGGATCCTCTCTATAACCCTGCACGCGGAGAACGACTCATGCTCCATGCTCACCGCTTGACCTTTACCAATCCATTAACCCTTGAAACCATCCAAGTCGAAGCCCCTTCCAAGAGTTTTGAAGAAGGGTTGAAAGATTGA
- the pbp2a gene encoding penicillin-binding protein PBP2A: protein MNRIKELFENLITFFRKDHPPKAVAEEVPETELQEETVEPTYSRSGKHKSKPLSQHPFRRFWRRFHLTKILLIIGLGFSLLTGGYLFYLAKTTNVKDLQSALKATTIIYDKNGDQAGSLTGQKGTYVELDAISENLQNAVVATEDRSFYKNNGINYGRFFLAILTLGRSGGGSTITQQLAKNAYLSQDQTVERKAKEFFLALEINKKYSKKEILTMYLNNAYFGNGVWGIEDASKKYFGVSASQLSLDQSAVLAGMLKGPEIYNPLYSVENATNRRNTVLQNMVAAGYIDQKTADQSAAVDIHGQLVDAYEGKSEDYRYPSYFDAVINEAVNKYGLTEEDIVKNGYRIYTELDQNYQASMQVIYDNTALFPVAEDGTRAESGSVALDPKTGGVRALVGRVGSDQNPGFRTYNYATQAARSPGSTIKPLVVYSPAVAEGWSTNKELDNSTTQYGSYEVNNYAGIQSSPTVPMYQALAESLNLPAVATANELGLDTVFEYGKKFGLNMDKVDKSLAVALGAGVTTNPMQMAQAYGTFANGGVMNDAHLITKIENASGQVVKSHSQKSTRVLSGSTTDKMTNMMLGTFSNGTGVNAAPYGYTMAGKTGTTETSFNKDLSGDQWVIGYTPDVVISQWLGFPTTDEGHYLTDSSAGTASEIFRNVASSVLPYTDGTQFDSVKNSYAENGIAPVGEETTETDSKEDKGFFEDVKEKASNMVDDAKKAIDEADIPGKAKNAWDTFKGWLGF, encoded by the coding sequence ATGAATAGAATAAAAGAATTATTTGAAAACCTGATCACTTTTTTTAGAAAGGATCATCCCCCAAAAGCGGTGGCAGAAGAAGTGCCAGAAACAGAACTACAGGAAGAGACAGTAGAGCCAACCTATAGTCGCTCAGGCAAGCACAAAAGCAAGCCCCTCTCTCAGCACCCCTTCCGTCGTTTTTGGCGCCGCTTCCATTTGACCAAGATTCTCCTGATCATTGGGCTAGGCTTTAGCCTCTTGACAGGGGGCTATCTCTTCTACCTCGCTAAGACGACCAACGTCAAGGATTTGCAGAGTGCACTGAAGGCGACCACCATTATCTATGATAAGAATGGGGACCAGGCGGGAAGTTTGACCGGGCAAAAAGGAACCTATGTCGAACTCGATGCCATTAGTGAGAATCTGCAAAATGCCGTGGTCGCAACAGAGGACCGGAGCTTTTACAAGAATAACGGGATCAACTATGGTCGCTTCTTCTTAGCGATTTTGACCCTGGGTCGCTCAGGTGGTGGTTCGACTATCACCCAGCAGCTAGCCAAGAATGCTTATCTGTCTCAGGATCAGACGGTGGAACGCAAGGCCAAGGAATTCTTCCTAGCGCTTGAAATCAATAAGAAATACAGTAAAAAAGAGATCCTCACCATGTACCTCAACAATGCCTATTTTGGAAATGGGGTTTGGGGAATTGAGGATGCTTCCAAGAAGTATTTTGGGGTTTCAGCTAGTCAATTAAGCCTGGATCAGTCCGCGGTACTCGCCGGTATGCTCAAGGGGCCTGAAATCTATAATCCGCTCTATTCGGTAGAGAATGCGACCAATCGCCGCAATACTGTCCTCCAAAATATGGTGGCAGCTGGCTATATTGACCAGAAAACAGCTGATCAGTCTGCTGCTGTCGATATCCATGGCCAGCTGGTCGATGCCTATGAAGGCAAGTCGGAGGATTACCGCTACCCATCCTATTTTGATGCGGTTATCAATGAAGCGGTCAATAAATACGGCTTGACCGAAGAAGACATTGTCAAAAATGGCTACCGGATCTACACCGAGCTGGATCAGAATTACCAAGCAAGCATGCAGGTGATCTATGACAATACGGCCCTCTTCCCAGTAGCGGAAGACGGCACGCGCGCGGAATCTGGTAGTGTCGCCCTCGATCCTAAGACCGGAGGGGTTCGGGCTCTCGTAGGGCGTGTCGGAAGCGATCAAAATCCAGGTTTCCGTACCTACAACTACGCTACCCAGGCTGCCCGTAGTCCGGGATCAACCATCAAACCATTAGTCGTCTATAGCCCAGCTGTTGCTGAAGGTTGGTCGACTAATAAGGAGTTGGACAATAGTACCACCCAATATGGAAGCTATGAGGTTAATAACTATGCGGGAATCCAGTCGAGCCCAACGGTACCAATGTACCAGGCTTTGGCAGAATCCCTTAACCTTCCAGCCGTAGCAACGGCGAATGAATTGGGTCTCGATACGGTCTTTGAATACGGGAAAAAATTCGGGCTCAACATGGACAAGGTGGACAAGTCGCTTGCCGTTGCCTTGGGAGCCGGTGTGACAACCAATCCAATGCAGATGGCACAAGCTTATGGGACCTTCGCCAATGGTGGGGTCATGAATGATGCCCATCTCATTACCAAGATTGAAAATGCAAGTGGACAAGTGGTCAAGAGTCACAGTCAGAAATCAACACGGGTGCTTAGTGGATCCACAACGGATAAGATGACCAATATGATGCTGGGGACCTTCAGTAATGGTACAGGGGTCAACGCTGCACCATATGGTTATACTATGGCAGGGAAAACTGGTACGACAGAGACCAGCTTTAACAAGGATCTCTCTGGAGACCAATGGGTAATCGGCTACACGCCAGATGTTGTCATCAGTCAATGGCTTGGTTTCCCAACGACCGATGAAGGTCATTACCTAACCGATAGTAGTGCTGGGACGGCGTCGGAGATCTTTCGTAATGTCGCAAGCAGTGTCCTGCCTTATACAGACGGTACTCAGTTTGACTCGGTGAAGAACTCCTATGCTGAAAATGGTATTGCGCCAGTCGGAGAAGAAACGACAGAAACAGATAGCAAAGAAGACAAAGGTTTCTTTGAGGATGTCAAAGAGAAGGCATCGAATATGGTCGATGATGCGAAAAAAGCAATCGACGAAGCCGATATCCCAGGAAAAGCGAAAAACGCTTGGGATACCTTCAAAGGCTGGCTTGGTTTCTAA
- the ypfJ gene encoding KPN_02809 family neutral zinc metallopeptidase has translation MKSDNLKESRNIEDRRGQSYSQSSGNSNLGGGILQILLSPGSFKSKIIIILLMVLLGGGASLGGLFGNGTSSQPYQSTQVTRTNKTHVDDADAQFVSKVLGTTEDHWHKVFQAEGRTYQEPKLVFYTGRTKTGCGVGQASAGPFYCPTDKKIYLDMSFYKELTTKYKASGDFAMAYVIAHEVGHHVQNELGILGKYHRMQQGLSEKERNAISVRIELQADYLAGVWARSIQDRNLLDIGDIEEAMNAAHAVGDDTLQEQAYGYSVPDSFTHGTSEQRMRWFKRGYQYGDLQHGDTFSLSDSEL, from the coding sequence ATGAAAAGTGATAACCTAAAAGAAAGTAGAAATATCGAAGACCGTCGAGGGCAAAGCTACTCCCAGTCTTCCGGCAACAGTAACCTTGGCGGGGGCATTTTACAAATTTTGCTATCGCCCGGAAGCTTCAAGAGTAAAATCATCATCATCCTTCTCATGGTTCTTCTAGGAGGGGGAGCTAGCCTTGGGGGTCTCTTTGGAAATGGGACTTCTTCTCAGCCTTACCAGTCCACCCAAGTCACGCGCACCAACAAGACCCATGTAGACGATGCAGATGCCCAGTTCGTCAGCAAAGTCCTTGGGACAACAGAAGATCATTGGCACAAGGTCTTTCAAGCCGAAGGACGGACCTACCAAGAGCCTAAGCTAGTCTTCTATACCGGACGGACAAAGACAGGCTGTGGGGTTGGGCAAGCATCGGCTGGTCCCTTCTACTGTCCAACCGACAAGAAAATTTATTTGGACATGAGCTTCTATAAGGAATTGACAACTAAATACAAGGCCAGCGGGGACTTTGCCATGGCCTACGTCATCGCCCACGAAGTCGGCCACCACGTACAAAATGAGCTGGGAATCCTTGGCAAATACCATCGTATGCAGCAAGGACTTTCTGAAAAGGAACGAAATGCCATCAGCGTTCGCATCGAGCTGCAAGCCGACTATCTAGCAGGTGTCTGGGCCCGTTCCATTCAAGACCGAAACCTTCTAGATATCGGTGATATCGAAGAAGCCATGAATGCGGCCCATGCGGTCGGTGACGACACTCTCCAGGAGCAAGCTTACGGCTACTCGGTGCCAGATAGCTTTACCCACGGGACCTCAGAGCAACGCATGCGCTGGTTCAAACGGGGCTACCAGTACGGAGATTTGCAACACGGCGATACCTTTAGCTTGTCAGATAGTGAACTTTAA
- the rpmG gene encoding 50S ribosomal protein L33, protein MALKKASLACTVCGSRNYSIKLSGTPKPTRLEVNKFCKHCSKYTIHKETR, encoded by the coding sequence ATGGCATTAAAAAAAGCAAGTCTAGCGTGTACGGTTTGTGGGTCACGCAATTACTCCATTAAGTTGAGTGGGACGCCAAAACCAACACGTTTAGAAGTTAATAAATTCTGCAAACATTGCAGCAAATATACCATCCATAAAGAAACACGATAG
- the secE gene encoding preprotein translocase subunit SecE gives MKFIKDIFVLLKDTTWPNRKERWKNFISVIEYTAFFVALIYLFDKVIARGLLHMINFF, from the coding sequence GTGAAATTCATTAAAGATATTTTCGTCTTACTAAAAGATACAACTTGGCCAAATCGCAAGGAAAGATGGAAAAACTTTATCTCAGTGATTGAGTACACCGCTTTCTTTGTTGCATTGATTTATTTATTCGACAAAGTCATTGCACGTGGCCTATTGCACATGATCAATTTCTTTTAA